The following are encoded in a window of Hyalangium minutum genomic DNA:
- a CDS encoding nucleoside deaminase has product MDHTYLQRAVELALQSEREGNLPVGALIVLDGQVIAEGMSTVLHPVYNPGAHAETSAIAAVDKALWPRAGEMTCYSTLEPCVMCMGALLLHGVGRVVFGAIDVQGGAGCVLPHLPPYYAGRKVFDWVGPLMPEVCDPLYRRTDAGFARLPCGRDGLDSRSR; this is encoded by the coding sequence ATGGATCACACCTACCTCCAGCGCGCCGTCGAGCTCGCGCTCCAATCCGAACGCGAGGGGAACCTGCCCGTGGGGGCACTGATCGTGCTGGACGGTCAGGTCATCGCGGAGGGGATGAGCACGGTGCTCCACCCCGTCTACAACCCGGGCGCGCACGCTGAGACGAGCGCGATCGCGGCGGTGGACAAGGCGCTGTGGCCCCGAGCCGGAGAGATGACCTGCTACTCCACGCTGGAGCCCTGCGTCATGTGCATGGGGGCGCTGCTGCTGCACGGGGTGGGCCGGGTCGTCTTCGGAGCCATCGACGTGCAAGGCGGCGCGGGCTGTGTTTTGCCCCACCTCCCGCCGTACTACGCGGGCCGCAAGGTGTTCGACTGGGTGGGCCCGCTCATGCCCGAGGTGTGTGATCCGCTCTACCGGCGGACGGACGCAGGCTTCGCGAGGCTGCCCTGCGGCCGGGATGGGCTGGACTCCCGAAGCCGCTGA
- a CDS encoding DUF2169 family type VI secretion system accessory protein produces the protein MELVNKSRLPLEVTTALDKGGKEHLLLVAKATYRFGEGRRMPERVEESLPIAYADTFIGEPGLSSPLYEADMAMTKRWCDVLVDATAHAPEGRPVKELEVAVRVGTFEKQFLVVGDRVWQQGLLRVSASTPEPFTSMRIHYGRAFGGSPKLSSKEGQETYLSNPVGRGYCPDPRAHIVDQMPLPNTEDAGQRVTSPSAQVQPLSLGPIGRSWNPRSAYAGTYDARWREHVFPLLPEDFDEAFFQAAPPDQQIDFIRGGEPVVLRNLVPGEPHVTFKLPRPELVVRLLYASHRTIELSPVVDTVFLEPDAKRFTMVYRTALPLDRRGLFGISLMAAGPVCKRWWESKVLGTEDCGCGGDSSKDETPASLMDMEELEP, from the coding sequence ATGGAACTCGTCAACAAGTCCCGCCTCCCTCTGGAAGTGACGACGGCGCTCGACAAGGGCGGAAAGGAGCACCTGCTCCTCGTGGCGAAGGCGACCTACCGCTTCGGTGAGGGCCGCCGCATGCCAGAGCGCGTGGAGGAATCTCTTCCCATTGCCTACGCCGACACCTTCATAGGGGAGCCGGGCCTCTCTTCTCCGCTCTACGAGGCGGACATGGCGATGACGAAGCGGTGGTGCGACGTGCTCGTGGACGCGACGGCCCATGCCCCGGAGGGCCGGCCCGTGAAGGAACTGGAGGTGGCCGTTCGCGTGGGCACCTTCGAGAAGCAGTTCCTCGTCGTGGGAGACCGGGTGTGGCAGCAGGGGCTGTTACGCGTGTCCGCCAGCACGCCCGAGCCCTTCACCTCGATGCGGATCCACTATGGCCGTGCCTTTGGCGGCAGTCCGAAGCTCTCCTCGAAAGAAGGACAGGAAACCTACCTTTCCAATCCTGTCGGCCGGGGCTATTGCCCGGATCCACGCGCACACATCGTCGACCAGATGCCGCTGCCCAACACGGAGGACGCCGGGCAGCGTGTCACCTCTCCCAGCGCTCAGGTCCAGCCGCTCTCGCTGGGACCCATTGGCCGGAGCTGGAATCCCCGAAGCGCCTACGCGGGGACTTACGATGCGCGCTGGAGGGAGCACGTCTTCCCCCTGCTCCCCGAGGACTTCGATGAGGCCTTCTTCCAGGCCGCGCCTCCGGATCAGCAGATCGACTTCATTCGAGGCGGAGAGCCCGTGGTGCTGCGCAATCTGGTGCCCGGCGAGCCGCACGTCACCTTCAAGCTGCCCAGGCCCGAGCTGGTGGTGCGGCTGCTCTACGCCTCGCACCGGACCATCGAGCTGTCGCCTGTGGTCGACACGGTGTTCCTGGAGCCCGACGCGAAGCGCTTCACGATGGTGTATCGCACCGCGCTGCCGCTCGATCGGAGGGGGCTCTTCGGGATCAGCCTGATGGCGGCGGGCCCCGTGTGCAAGCGCTGGTGGGAGTCCAAGGTTCTCGGGACCGAGGACTGCGGGTGTGGGGGAGACAGTTCCAAGGACGAGACGCCGGCGTCGCTGATGGACATGGAGGAACTGGAGCCATGA
- a CDS encoding TIGR02270 family protein, giving the protein MLFWDVIERHFDEADFLWGVWEQSLVSPNHTLEQVERGPEARLLAHLDGLVANGPEVARRLLLPALEKDDPPQVSAAAAALLQSPGEAGIEAVLVALRMRPVQGGALVRALACSGRADLLDRMRGLLGASEEGVVTAAAEVLVFHHASVGDALPRLLKSGNPMARALGLRALLNEPAGARHSAAVQEGLKEQNSWVVAAAMEVGCRLGLDAAWRRVRERAVEGDREAMLLLALGGGPAEYKELTAALAAPARRPGALWALGFAGTPEGVDASLEWLDDTRAGPLAGEVFTAVTGVGLREAGLTAPWERRPKLTHTPEDELPRPDAAKVRDWWSRHHVRFVSRQRYLQGEPRALSGIKAALVQGPMRRRAALLLELQLRVPVRRAPRLQPRAPTRQQYAELSAMASFEDAGLHLSRSLL; this is encoded by the coding sequence ATGCTCTTTTGGGATGTCATTGAGCGGCACTTCGATGAGGCGGACTTCCTGTGGGGTGTCTGGGAGCAGAGCCTCGTGTCGCCCAACCACACCCTCGAACAAGTCGAGAGAGGTCCCGAGGCACGGCTGCTGGCCCACCTCGACGGGCTCGTGGCCAATGGCCCCGAGGTGGCGCGGCGGCTGCTGCTGCCGGCGCTGGAGAAGGATGATCCACCTCAGGTGAGTGCGGCGGCCGCCGCGTTGTTGCAGAGCCCGGGTGAGGCGGGGATCGAGGCCGTGCTCGTCGCGCTGCGCATGCGGCCAGTCCAGGGCGGCGCTCTGGTGCGGGCGCTGGCGTGCTCGGGCCGGGCGGACTTGCTGGACCGCATGCGGGGATTGCTGGGGGCCTCAGAGGAGGGCGTCGTCACAGCCGCGGCGGAAGTTCTGGTGTTCCACCACGCCTCCGTGGGGGACGCGCTGCCAAGGCTCTTGAAGAGCGGCAACCCGATGGCACGGGCGCTGGGGCTCAGGGCGCTGCTGAACGAGCCGGCCGGGGCTCGGCACAGCGCCGCGGTACAGGAAGGTCTGAAGGAGCAGAACTCCTGGGTGGTTGCGGCCGCCATGGAGGTGGGCTGCCGCCTGGGGTTGGATGCGGCCTGGCGGCGCGTGCGCGAGCGCGCGGTGGAGGGGGACAGGGAGGCGATGCTGCTGCTTGCGCTCGGCGGGGGCCCTGCCGAATACAAGGAGCTGACGGCGGCACTCGCCGCTCCGGCTCGCCGGCCCGGAGCGCTGTGGGCGCTGGGCTTTGCTGGTACCCCCGAGGGGGTCGACGCCAGCCTCGAGTGGCTGGACGACACGCGGGCAGGGCCGCTGGCGGGCGAGGTGTTCACGGCGGTGACGGGAGTCGGCCTCAGGGAAGCGGGGCTGACAGCGCCCTGGGAGCGGCGGCCGAAACTCACGCATACGCCAGAGGATGAGCTGCCTCGCCCGGATGCGGCGAAGGTGAGGGATTGGTGGAGCCGACACCACGTTCGCTTTGTGTCCCGCCAGCGGTACCTCCAGGGAGAGCCGCGCGCTCTCTCGGGAATCAAGGCCGCGCTTGTTCAGGGGCCCATGCGCCGCCGCGCGGCCCTCCTCTTGGAGCTTCAGCTTCGCGTCCCCGTGAGGCGCGCCCCACGTCTTCAGCCCCGGGCTCCCACACGCCAGCAGTACGCCGAGCTGTCGGCGATGGCCTCATTCGAGGACGCTGGCCTTCACCTGAGCCGCTCGCTTCTGTGA
- a CDS encoding HSP90 family protein, translating to MDHRFQINLRGVIDLLSHHLYSSPGVYVRELLQNATDAIRARQLLEPGHTGTVRVELIEKQDGGPPTLLFSDDGVGLTEEEIHRFLATIGESSKREALAERRNDFIGQFGIGLLSCFMVCDELLVVTRSVKGDGRTMEWRGRHDGTYSVRPSEHPLAQPGTQVFLVARQDTVELFTPERVRQLALHYGGLLPFPILLTADGSTSRINTEGAPWRRQYESSSDRRAALLAYGREVFGSDFIDCIPLKASSGDVEGVAFVLPFSPHYNAKQKHRVYLKNMLLSESAENLLPDWAFFVKCVVNANELRPTASRESFYENDTLAKARESLGQALRRYLTELAKDDPRALQRLISLHGLSVKALALDDDDFYRLVIGWLPFETSLGMMTLADYRKQNSTVRYVSSLDDFRQVARVAAAQGLCVVNAAYTYDTDLIEKLARVFPDAQVEPFSAAELPQSFEELTLDERESVFPLIRAAELALQPFRCDVAVKKFRPKEVPTLYSSDAEGAFRRDAERARDESDDLYGSMMDSMLGAAPGSDRPLLTFNFLNPVVRKLAGVKDRALMKVSVEMLYVQALLLGHRPLSAKEMALLNQGLLGLIAAQLDGGGEDSGRGGMH from the coding sequence GTGGACCATCGATTCCAGATCAACCTCCGTGGGGTCATCGACCTCCTGTCCCACCACCTGTACAGCTCGCCCGGCGTCTACGTTCGGGAGCTTCTACAGAACGCCACGGACGCCATCCGTGCCCGGCAACTCTTGGAGCCCGGCCACACCGGCACCGTCCGCGTCGAGCTCATCGAGAAGCAGGACGGCGGCCCTCCCACGCTCCTCTTCAGCGATGACGGCGTGGGCCTGACGGAGGAGGAGATCCACCGCTTCCTGGCCACCATCGGTGAGAGCTCCAAGCGCGAGGCCCTCGCGGAGCGCCGCAACGACTTCATCGGCCAGTTCGGCATCGGCCTGCTCTCCTGCTTCATGGTCTGCGACGAGCTGCTCGTGGTGACGCGCTCGGTGAAGGGCGACGGCCGGACCATGGAGTGGCGTGGCCGGCATGACGGCACCTACTCCGTGCGGCCCTCCGAGCACCCGCTCGCTCAACCGGGCACCCAGGTGTTCCTCGTTGCCCGGCAGGACACGGTCGAGCTCTTCACCCCCGAGCGCGTCCGCCAGCTCGCCCTGCACTATGGCGGGCTGCTGCCCTTCCCCATCCTGCTCACGGCAGACGGCTCCACCTCGCGCATCAACACGGAGGGCGCGCCCTGGCGCCGCCAGTACGAGAGCTCCAGTGACCGCCGGGCAGCGCTGCTTGCCTACGGGCGCGAGGTGTTCGGCTCGGACTTCATCGACTGCATCCCGCTGAAGGCCTCTTCTGGAGACGTGGAGGGCGTGGCCTTCGTGCTGCCCTTCAGCCCGCACTACAACGCCAAGCAGAAGCACCGCGTGTACCTGAAGAACATGCTGCTGTCCGAGAGCGCGGAGAACCTGCTCCCGGACTGGGCTTTCTTCGTGAAGTGCGTGGTGAACGCGAACGAGCTGCGTCCCACCGCCAGCCGCGAGTCCTTCTACGAGAACGACACCCTGGCCAAGGCCCGCGAGTCCCTGGGCCAGGCGCTGCGGCGCTACCTCACGGAGCTGGCCAAGGACGACCCGCGCGCCCTGCAGCGCCTCATCTCCCTGCACGGGCTCTCGGTGAAGGCGCTGGCGCTGGATGACGATGACTTCTACCGGCTCGTCATCGGCTGGCTGCCCTTTGAGACTTCGCTGGGCATGATGACACTGGCGGACTACCGCAAGCAGAACTCCACCGTGCGCTACGTCTCCTCGCTGGATGATTTCCGGCAGGTGGCTCGGGTGGCGGCGGCCCAGGGACTGTGCGTGGTGAACGCCGCGTACACCTACGACACGGATCTGATCGAGAAGCTGGCGCGCGTCTTCCCGGACGCACAGGTGGAGCCCTTCTCCGCAGCCGAGCTGCCCCAGAGCTTCGAGGAGCTGACGCTGGACGAGCGAGAGTCCGTCTTCCCGCTGATCCGGGCCGCCGAGCTGGCGCTCCAGCCGTTCCGCTGCGACGTGGCGGTGAAGAAGTTCCGCCCCAAGGAAGTGCCCACGCTCTACAGCTCGGATGCGGAGGGCGCCTTCCGGCGCGACGCCGAGCGCGCCCGTGACGAGAGCGACGATCTGTACGGCTCCATGATGGACAGCATGCTCGGCGCCGCGCCGGGCAGCGATCGGCCGCTGCTCACCTTCAACTTCCTGAACCCGGTGGTGCGCAAGCTGGCGGGAGTGAAAGACCGCGCCCTGATGAAGGTGTCGGTGGAGATGCTGTATGTGCAGGCGCTGCTGCTCGGCCATCGGCCCCTGAGCGCGAAGGAGATGGCGCTGCTCAACCAGGGGCTGCTGGGGCTCATCGCGGCGCAGCTGGACGGTGGCGGCGAGGACTCGGGCCGGGGAGGCATGCATTGA
- a CDS encoding GIY-YIG nuclease family protein gives MSSSSDSSETRGGRSRRAELKRHYKEKPPPMGMFAVRNRANGKVLVGTSINLPGALNRIRFQLELGAHENPALQQDWQRHGADNFSFEVLDELPPSEEPREDPRAELEVLEALWLERLKPYGEAGYNTPPP, from the coding sequence ATGTCCTCTTCCTCGGATTCTTCCGAGACGCGGGGCGGCCGCAGCCGCCGCGCCGAACTCAAGCGCCACTACAAGGAGAAGCCCCCGCCCATGGGCATGTTCGCCGTCCGCAACCGCGCCAACGGCAAGGTGCTGGTGGGCACCAGCATCAACCTCCCGGGCGCCCTCAACCGGATCCGCTTCCAACTGGAGCTGGGCGCACACGAGAACCCCGCGCTCCAGCAAGACTGGCAGCGTCATGGCGCCGACAATTTCTCCTTCGAGGTGCTCGACGAGCTACCCCCCTCGGAGGAGCCGCGCGAGGACCCTCGGGCGGAGCTCGAGGTGCTGGAGGCGCTCTGGCTCGAGCGGCTCAAGCCCTACGGTGAGGCGGGCTACAACACGCCACCTCCCTAG
- a CDS encoding DUF6484 domain-containing protein, whose amino-acid sequence MAARRSSLGIAPATPSSSLPSALLGWITGYEPGEGPLVDYPGNPSGPLRARLLVDTGAQALRSAAASRCPVALLFENGDPALPLVAGLVWPPGEREAQVDGERIVLTGEKEIELRCGAASISLTRNGKVVIRGAYVETRAKGTNRIKGGAVQIN is encoded by the coding sequence ATGGCCGCACGCCGTTCCTCACTCGGGATTGCTCCCGCCACCCCCAGTTCGTCTCTTCCTTCGGCCCTCCTGGGCTGGATCACCGGCTATGAGCCGGGGGAGGGGCCTCTCGTGGACTATCCTGGCAACCCGTCCGGGCCCCTGCGGGCCCGGTTGCTCGTCGACACCGGCGCACAGGCATTGCGCTCGGCGGCCGCGTCTCGCTGCCCCGTCGCGCTGCTCTTCGAGAATGGAGACCCCGCGCTTCCGCTCGTTGCCGGGCTGGTGTGGCCGCCCGGTGAGCGTGAGGCGCAGGTAGATGGAGAGCGGATCGTCCTGACGGGGGAGAAGGAGATCGAGCTGCGCTGTGGCGCCGCATCCATTTCCCTGACCCGGAACGGGAAGGTCGTGATTCGAGGGGCCTACGTCGAAACTCGGGCGAAGGGCACGAACCGGATCAAGGGCGGAGCGGTCCAGATCAACTGA
- a CDS encoding type VI secretion system Vgr family protein yields MVAPAALHANQAEFEFETAAHAPGELAVVEFRAEEGLSELYSLEIALAAPAHVVVDEKGLVGQSALLTVHLGGGAACYFHGMISRVARWDAGKGPERQRYRVTVVPRLWALRHIHRSRIFQELSVPEIVSQVLSEGGVRHVLSLKAAYPKREYCVQYRESDLDFVSRLLEEEGIFYSFEHSEDAHVLVLNDASITCPALSGDSHLVFREPSRMVAGGEAVQEFSARLQVQPGAVVLRDYNFVQPRLDLTVGSATQEGERALEIYDYPARYEEPGVGRGRAKVRLEELRSHVERMTGVSTCRRLRSGHTIELDEHPVASFNQDYLLLSVRHIGRQPEALTVEQAHSGVREGYRNEFVCMPAKVPYRPPPDTPRPIIPGAQTAIVVGPGGEEIHTDPHGRIKVQFHWDREGQRNERSSCWIRVSQAWAGQGWGALYLPRIGHEVVVEFLEGDPDRPLVTGSVYNGQNPSPIGLPGDKTRSTLKSSSSLGGSGSNELRFEDSAGREEVYLHAQKDFNIVVENDKTQEVRGYEKLLVKKDRSRTIEGHQSLEVKKNDDTAVGGNQTLAVVQNRSTTVLGNHTEDVGANQTIQVDGNQSVKVAMASSETVGLGKMLNIGGGYAITVGAALNQLVGGLMAEQVGLSKMETVGLHKSETVMGSRNLKVGADLSEQVGSNRTLQVGKDLLVSVGGPLDHTAKETYTLTAKEITLEAQEEFLLKVGAATLQVQKSGDVVLKGATIQITGRESVVVEGSKITEN; encoded by the coding sequence ATGGTGGCCCCTGCCGCACTTCATGCCAATCAAGCGGAGTTCGAGTTCGAGACCGCGGCCCACGCACCCGGTGAGCTGGCGGTCGTGGAGTTCCGCGCGGAGGAGGGGCTCTCCGAGCTCTACTCGCTCGAGATCGCCCTGGCCGCGCCCGCGCATGTGGTCGTGGACGAGAAGGGCCTGGTGGGCCAGAGCGCGCTGCTGACGGTGCACCTGGGAGGTGGAGCGGCCTGCTACTTCCACGGAATGATTTCACGCGTGGCGCGCTGGGACGCCGGCAAGGGCCCGGAGCGCCAGCGCTACCGCGTCACCGTGGTGCCTCGGCTGTGGGCGCTGCGCCATATCCACCGCAGCCGCATCTTCCAGGAGCTGTCCGTCCCGGAGATCGTCTCCCAGGTGCTCAGCGAGGGCGGGGTGCGGCATGTCCTCTCTCTGAAGGCGGCCTACCCCAAGCGCGAGTACTGCGTGCAGTACCGCGAGTCGGATCTCGACTTTGTCTCCCGGCTGCTCGAAGAGGAGGGCATCTTCTATTCTTTCGAGCACTCCGAGGACGCGCATGTCCTGGTGCTCAACGACGCCTCCATCACCTGCCCGGCCCTGAGCGGCGATTCGCACCTCGTGTTTCGTGAGCCCTCGAGGATGGTGGCGGGCGGCGAGGCCGTGCAGGAGTTCTCCGCGAGGCTGCAGGTCCAGCCCGGTGCCGTGGTGCTGCGGGACTACAACTTCGTCCAGCCCCGGCTGGACCTGACCGTGGGCTCCGCCACGCAGGAGGGGGAGCGGGCGCTCGAGATCTACGACTACCCCGCCCGCTACGAGGAGCCGGGCGTGGGCCGGGGCCGCGCGAAAGTCCGCCTGGAGGAGCTGCGCTCACACGTGGAGCGGATGACGGGGGTCAGCACCTGCCGGCGGCTGCGCTCGGGCCACACCATCGAGCTGGACGAGCACCCAGTGGCCTCCTTCAACCAGGACTACCTGCTCCTCTCGGTGCGGCACATCGGCCGCCAGCCAGAGGCGCTCACGGTCGAGCAGGCCCACTCCGGTGTCCGGGAGGGCTACCGCAACGAGTTCGTCTGCATGCCCGCGAAGGTGCCCTACCGCCCCCCGCCGGACACCCCGCGCCCCATCATCCCCGGCGCGCAGACCGCCATCGTCGTGGGGCCTGGAGGCGAGGAGATCCACACGGATCCGCACGGCCGCATCAAGGTGCAGTTCCACTGGGACCGCGAGGGCCAGCGCAACGAGCGCAGCTCCTGCTGGATCCGTGTGAGCCAGGCCTGGGCAGGCCAGGGCTGGGGAGCGCTCTACCTGCCGCGCATTGGGCACGAGGTGGTGGTGGAGTTCCTCGAGGGAGACCCCGACCGGCCCCTGGTGACCGGCAGCGTCTACAACGGCCAGAACCCCTCACCCATCGGCCTGCCGGGGGACAAGACGCGGAGCACGCTCAAGAGCTCCTCCAGCCTGGGGGGCTCCGGCTCCAACGAGCTGCGCTTCGAGGACTCCGCGGGCCGCGAAGAGGTCTACCTGCACGCCCAGAAGGACTTCAACATCGTCGTCGAGAACGACAAGACGCAGGAGGTCCGTGGCTACGAGAAGCTGCTGGTCAAGAAGGACCGCAGCCGCACCATCGAGGGCCATCAGTCCCTGGAGGTGAAGAAGAACGACGACACCGCGGTTGGCGGTAACCAGACCCTGGCGGTCGTCCAGAACCGTTCGACGACCGTTCTGGGCAACCACACCGAGGACGTGGGGGCCAACCAGACCATCCAGGTGGATGGCAACCAGAGCGTGAAGGTGGCCATGGCCTCCTCGGAAACGGTGGGGCTCGGGAAGATGCTCAACATCGGTGGCGGCTATGCCATCACCGTGGGCGCCGCCCTCAACCAGCTCGTGGGCGGCCTCATGGCCGAGCAGGTCGGTCTGAGCAAGATGGAGACGGTGGGCCTGCACAAGTCCGAGACCGTGATGGGTTCGCGCAACCTCAAGGTGGGCGCTGATCTCTCCGAGCAGGTGGGCAGCAACCGGACCCTCCAGGTGGGCAAGGATCTGCTGGTGAGCGTGGGGGGCCCGCTCGATCACACGGCAAAGGAGACGTACACGCTGACCGCCAAGGAGATCACCCTCGAGGCCCAGGAGGAGTTCCTCCTCAAGGTGGGCGCCGCGACGCTCCAGGTACAGAAGAGCGGAGACGTGGTCCTCAAGGGCGCCACTATCCAGATCACAGGACGTGAGTCCGTCGTCGTCGAGGGCTCCAAGATCACGGAGAACTGA
- a CDS encoding type VI secretion system Vgr family protein codes for MARTQKPAFSLGVGSHAADTLVVVRFTGREALSCPYDFQLEFFARDGQVLELAELSNTQVLLTIRLGEVPLRHVHGWVRQAEALGRIGGRWHYRVRVRPKLERLRQTQDSRIFQELTVPDIVKALLGEWRVEHRFLLSRSYAVREYCVQYRESDFAFISRLLEEEGIFYFFEHAEDGHTLVLGDVSNAHVALPGGPVLPLRPEDGRAHDEEFISRLERVHRLRPGEVMLRDFDFKKPGLDLSTRSSSVEGLRVLELYDYPGAYVAPGEGQGLVRTRMEEKAQGARTYTGRSVCPRLAPGYLFEAESPGEGTWAGFYLVEEVVHSGQQPDTLGAPETLGEVYHNDFRALPKGVPFRPMRVTPRPRIPGIQTATVSGPASEEIHTDEYGRIKVQFHWDREGQHNERSSCWMRVGQGWGGLGWGAVYLPRIGQEVVVRFLEGDPDRPLIAGTVYNGGNAAPYGLPGDKTKTTLKSSSSLGGAGFNEVRSEDSAGKEEIFTHAQKDESLITENDKSQEVRGYEDLLVKKDRSLCVEWNQELTVELNDSNLIEGNQRLRVSGNRSTTTHENHGESVQGNQGITVGSNFTSMVNQATTEGVGAAKALTIGGGYSINVGLGMAETTGGLKAVEVGAAMIELVGIRREESVGQNKQTLVGLDFESQCGGGMTQAAGQSLQENVGGKTSVSAKEGAGWLAKKFVLTAEDTFTLLVGGQLILKLEKSGAVTFMGKTLTIDSKETQFRGGTVHSRP; via the coding sequence ATGGCACGAACGCAGAAGCCTGCCTTTTCGCTCGGGGTGGGGAGTCACGCGGCGGACACCCTCGTGGTGGTCCGCTTCACCGGCCGGGAGGCGCTGTCATGCCCGTACGACTTCCAGCTCGAGTTCTTCGCCCGGGATGGGCAGGTGCTCGAGCTGGCGGAGCTCTCGAACACCCAGGTGCTGCTGACGATTCGGCTTGGGGAGGTGCCGCTGCGCCACGTGCACGGGTGGGTGCGGCAGGCCGAGGCGCTGGGCCGCATCGGAGGCCGCTGGCACTACCGAGTGCGGGTGAGGCCAAAGCTCGAGCGTCTGCGCCAGACCCAGGACAGCCGTATCTTTCAGGAGCTGACGGTGCCCGACATCGTCAAGGCCCTGCTGGGGGAGTGGCGCGTGGAGCACCGCTTCCTGCTGAGCCGCTCCTACGCCGTGCGCGAGTACTGCGTGCAATACCGTGAGTCGGACTTCGCCTTCATCTCCCGGCTGCTGGAGGAGGAGGGCATCTTCTACTTCTTCGAGCACGCCGAAGATGGCCACACGCTGGTGCTGGGGGACGTTTCGAATGCCCACGTGGCGTTGCCCGGAGGGCCGGTCCTGCCCCTGCGGCCGGAAGATGGGCGTGCCCACGACGAGGAGTTCATCTCCCGGCTGGAGCGGGTGCACCGGCTGCGGCCGGGAGAGGTGATGCTGCGCGACTTCGACTTCAAGAAGCCGGGGTTGGACCTCTCCACGCGGAGCTCCAGTGTGGAGGGCCTGCGAGTGCTGGAACTGTACGACTACCCGGGAGCGTACGTGGCGCCGGGGGAGGGCCAGGGCCTGGTGCGCACGCGCATGGAGGAGAAGGCCCAGGGGGCACGGACGTACACGGGGCGCAGCGTGTGCCCGCGGCTGGCGCCGGGCTACCTCTTCGAAGCGGAGAGCCCCGGGGAGGGCACCTGGGCCGGGTTCTACCTCGTGGAAGAGGTGGTGCACTCCGGCCAGCAGCCCGACACGCTGGGGGCCCCCGAGACGCTGGGCGAGGTGTATCACAACGACTTTCGAGCCCTGCCCAAGGGAGTGCCCTTCCGGCCCATGCGGGTGACGCCTCGGCCTCGCATCCCCGGGATACAGACGGCGACGGTGAGCGGCCCCGCGAGCGAGGAGATCCACACGGACGAGTACGGCCGCATCAAGGTGCAGTTCCACTGGGACCGGGAGGGGCAGCACAACGAGCGCTCCTCGTGCTGGATGCGGGTGGGCCAGGGCTGGGGCGGGCTCGGCTGGGGCGCCGTGTACCTGCCCCGCATCGGCCAGGAGGTGGTGGTTCGCTTCCTGGAGGGCGATCCCGACCGGCCGCTGATCGCGGGCACCGTCTACAACGGAGGCAACGCGGCGCCGTACGGGCTGCCGGGCGACAAGACGAAGACCACGCTCAAGAGTTCCTCCAGCCTGGGCGGCGCGGGTTTCAACGAGGTGCGGAGCGAGGACTCAGCGGGCAAGGAGGAGATCTTCACCCACGCCCAGAAGGACGAGTCCCTCATCACGGAGAACGACAAGAGCCAGGAGGTGCGCGGGTACGAGGACCTCCTGGTGAAGAAGGACCGCAGCCTCTGTGTGGAGTGGAACCAGGAGCTCACCGTGGAGCTCAACGACAGCAACCTCATCGAAGGCAACCAGAGGCTGCGGGTGAGTGGGAATCGCTCCACCACGACTCACGAGAACCATGGGGAGTCCGTGCAGGGCAACCAGGGCATCACCGTGGGCAGCAACTTCACGTCGATGGTCAATCAGGCCACCACGGAGGGGGTGGGGGCCGCCAAGGCTCTGACGATTGGAGGGGGCTACTCCATCAATGTGGGCCTGGGGATGGCCGAGACCACCGGAGGCCTCAAGGCCGTCGAAGTGGGCGCCGCCATGATCGAACTGGTGGGCATCCGTCGCGAGGAGAGCGTGGGGCAGAACAAGCAGACCCTGGTGGGCCTGGACTTCGAGTCGCAGTGCGGCGGCGGAATGACGCAGGCGGCGGGCCAGTCGCTCCAGGAGAACGTGGGTGGCAAGACCTCCGTGAGCGCGAAGGAAGGTGCTGGCTGGCTGGCCAAGAAGTTCGTGCTGACGGCGGAGGACACCTTCACGCTCCTGGTGGGCGGCCAGCTGATCCTGAAGCTCGAGAAGTCTGGCGCGGTGACCTTCATGGGGAAGACCCTCACCATCGACAGCAAGGAGACGCAGTTCCGCGGCGGCACGGTGCATTCGCGGCCCTGA